The Candidatus Methylomirabilota bacterium genome window below encodes:
- a CDS encoding M23 family metallopeptidase, producing the protein MSERGLERVKVVVERGDGARVIRFSAPRWMLSVAVGALGLALIAGGAWYRDYASLRSQRAEFAALQARLAEQRLVFDTFQERVAQIRAEVDNWRGLHDRIWAPFGPEAGQERRGTAIGGRSAAPASIPEDPASGTVEELERLASVVSAETQSLRTLERYVEKAGRVLGALPSRWPVRGPVNSEFGRRSSPWADDALEAHSGMDIGAARGTPVVAPAAGTVVFAGSQPEYGVTLIIDHGNDIKTLYGHLTRVDVAAEQKVERGQVVAHTGNTGRSSGPHLHYEIQVKGQPVNPRSYLWD; encoded by the coding sequence GTGAGCGAACGAGGCCTCGAGCGGGTGAAGGTGGTCGTCGAGCGCGGGGATGGCGCCCGCGTGATCCGCTTCTCGGCGCCGCGCTGGATGCTCTCGGTCGCCGTCGGGGCGCTGGGGCTGGCCCTGATCGCCGGCGGCGCCTGGTATCGCGACTATGCCTCGCTCCGCAGCCAGCGCGCCGAGTTCGCTGCCCTCCAGGCCCGCCTCGCCGAGCAGCGCCTCGTTTTCGATACCTTCCAGGAGCGGGTGGCGCAGATCCGCGCCGAAGTCGACAACTGGCGTGGGCTCCACGATCGCATCTGGGCGCCCTTCGGGCCCGAGGCGGGGCAGGAGCGCCGGGGCACCGCCATCGGGGGACGGTCGGCGGCGCCGGCAAGCATCCCCGAGGATCCGGCCAGCGGCACCGTCGAGGAGCTGGAGCGGCTGGCCAGCGTGGTGAGCGCGGAGACGCAGAGTCTCCGCACGCTCGAGCGCTACGTCGAGAAGGCCGGCCGCGTGCTGGGGGCGCTCCCGTCGCGCTGGCCCGTCCGCGGGCCCGTGAACTCGGAGTTCGGCCGGCGGAGCTCGCCGTGGGCCGACGACGCGCTGGAAGCCCACAGCGGAATGGACATCGGTGCCGCGCGGGGGACCCCGGTCGTGGCGCCCGCGGCGGGTACTGTGGTCTTTGCGGGGAGCCAACCCGAGTACGGCGTCACCCTGATCATCGATCACGGCAACGACATCAAGACGCTCTACGGTCACCTGACCCGCGTGGACGTGGCCGCCGAGCAGAAGGTCGAGCGCGGCCAGGTCGTCGCTCATACGGGCAACACGGGCCGCTCATCGGGACCCCACCTTCACTACGAGATCCAGGTGAAGGGGCAGCCGGTCAACCCGCGTTCCTACCTCTGGGACTGA